From the Eriocheir sinensis breed Jianghai 21 unplaced genomic scaffold, ASM2467909v1 Scaffold578, whole genome shotgun sequence genome, one window contains:
- the LOC126993183 gene encoding putative nuclease HARBI1 produces the protein MVELRNEDPSSFQNFMRMSPAMFDELVNRLTPRLTRPSTNYRTNLQPGLKLAVTLRHLASGTKYRDMAYGWRLPHNTISKVVREVCQAILDEYLDEQFTCPSTEEGWRQLSNEWMHIWNFPHTIGAIDGKHVACKAPPKTGSEYYNYKGFFSIILLTMVSSDYKFLWADVSGNGSASDAQMFNHSELKEGLENNNITGWPRPDPLPNDTQDVPYFIVGDDAFSLRTYLMKPYSAKRMTRKERIYNYRLSRARRVVENAFGILVNRFQVMLTTMQHHADTVRLIVKACMILHNLMRSRYPMLQNQLLDRELSNGDMEPGAWRMGQNLIDTVDVQAPNRDSKEGKKQRNLLKHWCNSPAGAVSWQDGMVDV, from the coding sequence ATGGTGGAGCTGCGAAATGAGGATCCAAGTTCCTTCCAGAACTTCATGAGGATGTCTCCAGCCATGTTTGATGAATTGGTAAACAGGCTAACTCCAAGACTCACCAGGCCAAGTACCAACTACAGAACAAACTTGCAGCCTGGACTCAAGTTGGCAGTTACCCTGCGGCACTTGGCCTCTGGAACCAAATACAGGGACATGGCGTATGGCTGGAGATTGCCACACAACACCATCAGCAAAGTTGTGAGAGAAGTATGTCAGGCTATATTGGATGAGTACCTGGATGAGCAGTTCACATGCCCTAGCACTGAAGAAGGATGGCGCCAACTATCCAATGAATGGATGCACATATGGAACTTCCCCCACACCATTGGCGCCATCGATGGCAAGCATGTCGCATGCAAAGCTCCCCCCAAAACAGGCTCTGAATACTACAACTATAAGGGCTTCTTCAGCATCATATTGTTAACCATGGTCAGTTCAGACTATAAGTTCCTGTGGGCAGACGTGTCTGGGAATGGTTCAGCATCAGATGCCCAGATGTTCAACCACAGTGAGCTGAAGGAAGGCCTTGAGAATAACAACATCACGGGTTGGCCACGTCCTGACCCCCTTCCCAATGACACACAAGATGTTCCCTACTTCATCGTGGGTGATGACGCTTTCTCCCTGAGGACATACCTAATGAAGCCTTACAGTGCCAAAAGAATGACCAGGAAGGAGCGCATCTACAACTACAGGTTGTCAAGGGCCAGGAGAGTGGTGGAGAATGCTTTTGGAATTCTGGTGAACAGATTTCAGGTCATGCTCACTACCATGCAGCACCATGCAGACACAGTCAGGCTCATCGTGAAGGCATGCATGATCCTCCACAACCTGATGCGTAGTCGCTACCCTATGCTGCAGAACCAGCTGCTTGACCGGGAGCTCTCAAATGGAGATATGGAGCCAGGAGCGTGGAGAATGGGACAGAACCTGATAGACACCGTGGATGTGCAAGCACCAAACAGAGATTCCAAAGAGGGAAAGAAGCAGCGAAACCTACTGAAGCACTGGTGCAACTCCCCAGCTGGTGCCGTTTCATGGCAGGATGGGATGGTGGATGTCTAA
- the LOC126993184 gene encoding uncharacterized protein LOC126993184 — MSHNPTIKKRATPLAFGLTTAPTPVPTQKPIKKMKKQRAAVAPDNDPAPPQDKAVIQPTPKDQPSSARKSPEDESPSGSNDCEEPPSAMDGPEIQPPPARAPDQHEEDSASDDPRAQLSQGTSKGSCRSKPRRNFQLTPEQEDNLLEWLRENELLWRRGHMQFKDVHKKRGLWEKKAQEFGLTTEHLQGWWRGMQTWFVKLHRVKSGQARKKLTDREMYVLQKFSFYEGQLRHRSTAPLKPLPRGVEADALGQLSDVGDLDAGDGPAGEGPAGDGAADADLPTDRYLDQDQFLSQLERGDVKKLKTPKCPAGGSKRRTATEEEDVLKDIRDSMKVSTELLSQLVHKSDQGPREPFITYLSETLRTLPEDQYHVVMKHIISLINNLPHPAATFGPHQWQYSQQYPFSQPVNNSQQQYPFQAPTFQQAPSTTSLQTTQELTQPQYTRMAPSTSTPSTIPGVASTPISSALAGANDVLNMSLGSVNLSGVADVANSSFKSIGNLNTPRLVSPRGDGEPDYSAN, encoded by the exons ATGTCTCACAACCCCACCATCAAGAAGAGGGCGACGCCCTTGGCTTTTGGGTTAACTACTGCTCCTACCCCAGTCCCTACTCAGAAGCCaatcaagaaaatgaaaaagcagCGTGCAGCTGTAGCTCCAGACAACGACCCCGCCCCACCCCAGGACAAAGCAGTTATCCAGCCTACACCCAAGGACCAGCCTTCTTCAGCCAGGAAATCTCCCGAAGACGAGTCTCCTTCAGGCAGCAACGACTGCGAAGAGCCTCCTTCGGCCATGGACGGCCCAGAAATCCAGCCTCCTCCAGCCAGGGCGCCTGACCAACATGAAGAAGATTCCGCTTCTGACGATCCTCGCGCCCAGCTCTCCCAAGGCACTAGTAAAGGCAGTTGCAGGTCAAAGCCCCGCAGGAACTTTCAGCTGACGCCAGAGCAGGAGGACAATCTTCTAGAATGGTTGAGGGAAAATGAGCTCCTCTGGCGCCGGGGGCACATGCAATTTAAAGACGTCCACAAGAAGAGGGGCCTGTGGGAGAAGAAGGCGCAGGAGTTTGGCCTTACAACTGAACATCTTCAAGGCTGGTGGAGGGGAATGCAAACCTGGTTCGTGAAGCTGCACAGGGTCAAGAGTGGCCAGGCAAGGAAGAAGCTGACCGACCGAGAGATGTACGTCTTGCAGAAGTTCAGTTTCTACGAGGGACAGCTACGCCACCGATCCACAGCGCCACTAAAACCa CTTCCTCGGGGCGTGGAGGCAGACGCTCTAGGACAGCTGTCGGATGTTGGTGACTTGGATGCTGGTGATGGACCTGCTGGTGAAGGACCTGCTGGTGATGGTGCTGCTGATGCTGACCTGCCAACAGACCGTTATTTGGACCAGGACCAGTTTCTCTCCCAACTTGAGAGGGGTGATGTTAAGAAGTTAAAGACTCCTAAGTGCCCAGCCGGTGGCAGCAAGAGGAGGACtgccacggaggaggaggacgtgctaAAGGACATCCGGGACAGCATGAAAGTTAGCACTGAACTGCTGTCTCAGCTAGTGCACAAGAGTGACCAGGGACCCAGGGAGCCCTTCATCACGTATCTGTCAGAAACTTTGAGAACACTTCCCGAGGACCAGTACCACGTGGTGATGAAGCACATTATATCTCTCATCAATAATCTTCCTCATCCTGCGGCAACTTTTGGCCCGCACCAGTGGCAGTATTCACAGCAGTACCCATTCAGTCAGCCCGTGAACAACTCGCAGCAGCAGTACCCCTTCCAAGCACCGACCTTCCAGCAGGCACCCAGCACCACCTCCCTCCAGACAACCCAGGAATTGACGCAGCCCCAGTACACGCGGATGGCACCGTCGACGAGCACCCCATCTACCATCCCAGGAGTTGCTTCTACCCCCATATCTTCAGCCCTGGCCGGTGCCAACGACGTGCTGAATATGTCGCTAGGGAGCGTCAACCTGAGTGGTGTAGCTGATGTCGCCAACAGCTCCTTCAAATCCATTGGGAACCTCAATACGCCCAGACTTGTCTCCCCACGGGGAGATGGGGAACCGGATTACTCagcaaattaa